From the Mycobacterium sp. DL592 genome, the window AACGGCACCGGACCCGTCCCCGCACTGGGCACCGAGGTGGGTCTGCTGCCGACCTGGCAGATCGCGGCCGTCCTGGGTCTGCTGGCGCTGGCCGGCCTGCGCGACAAGGTGATCTTCCTGGCCGCCCGCGGCGAGGTCTATGCCAGCTTCGCGGTGGCCTTCCTGTTCGCCGGGGTCGACGTCATCATCGCCCTCAAGCTGGTGTGCATGGCGATCTGGATCGGCGCCGCGACCTCCAAGCTCACCCGCCACTTCCCATTCGTCATCTCCACGATGATGTCCAACAGCCCGGTGATGCGGCCCCGCTTCCTCAAGCGGATGTTCTTCGCGAACTTTCCCGAGGACCTGCGGCCCGGGCGGCTGTCCCATGTGCTGGCCCATGTCAGCACGGCCATCGAGATGGGCATCCCGCTGGTGCTGTTCTTCTCCCACGGCGGCTGGCCGACGGCCATCGCTGCGTTCGTGATGGTCTGCTTTCACCTCGGCATCCTCTCGGCTATCCCGATGGGCGTGCCGCTGGAGTGGAACGTCTTCATGATCTTCTCGGTGCTGTCGCTGTTCGTCGCGCACGCCCAGATCGGCATCACCGACCTGACCAGTCCGTGGCCGGTCGTGCTGTTCGCGGTGCTGGCGTTCTTCGTGTTCCTCGGCAACACCGTCCCGCGCAAGGTCTCCTTCCTGCCTGGTATGCGCTACTACGCCGGCAACTGGGACACCACGCTGTGGTGCATCAAGCCCTCAGCCGAGGCCAAGATCGACAAGAACCTGGTCGCGATCGCCAACATGCCGGCCGCCCAGCTGGAGAAGTTCTACGGCAGCAAGGAAGCCGCCCAGATCCCGATCTACATGGGATATGCGTTCCGCGCGTTCAACACTCACGGCAAGGCGTTGTTCACCTTGGCCCACCGCGCCATGGCCGGGCAGAACGAGGACGACTACTCGATCACCGACGGCGAACGCATCTGCAGCATGGCCATCGGCTGGAACTTCGGCGACGGCCACATGCACAACGAGCAGCTGATCAACGCGATGCAGCAGCGCTGCGGGTTCGAGCCCGGCGAGGTGCGGGTGGTTCTGCTCGACGCCCAGCCCTTGCACAAGCAGCGCCAGGAGTACCGCCTCGTCGACGCCGCGACCGGCGAGTTCGAGCGCGGCTGGGTGGCCGTCGCCGACATGGCCACCCGCCAGCCGTGGGACGACGACCTGCCGGTGCATGTGACCAGCGGCAAGTAAGACACATCGATTCTGCGGTGAGGGCGCGGGAATCGCCGGAAATGGCGCCCTCACCGCAGAATCGATGCGCTGCGTGCGCGCCTAACCGAACGGTTGGTTGGCCCCGCCCGGGGGCGGTCTGATGAGGCGTGTTATTAATCGAGGACTAACTATTCGTCTTACCCCAGCAGAAGGAGAAGGTCGATGGCTGAAGCGGTCATTGTCGAGGCTGTGCGCTCACCAGTCGGTAAGCGCAACGGCGCACTGTCCGGAGTGCACCCCGCCGAGCTGTCGGCCCAGGTGCTCAACGGCCTGGTCGAGCGGGCCGGTGTCGACCCGGCTCTCGTGGACGACGTGATCTGGGGCTGCGTCATGCAGGCCGGTGAGCAGGCACTCGACATCGCCCGCACCGCGGCGCTGAGCGCCGGGTGGCCGGAGTCCGTCGCCGGAGTCACGGTGGACCGTCAGTGCGGCTCCAGCCAGCAGTCGCTGAACTTCGCCGTCGCCGGCGTGATCGCCGGCCACTACGACGTCGTCGTCGCCGGTGGTGTCGAGTCCATGTCGCGCACCCCGATGGGCTCGTCGCTGGCCAACGGCGGCAACCCCTACGGGGCGTCGTTCAAGGCGCGCTACGCCAAGACGCCCAACCAGGGCATCGGCGCCGAGATGATCGCCGAGCAGTGGGGCTTCAGCCGCACCCAGCTCGACGAGTTCTCCCTGCGATCGCATGAAAAGGCCGCTGCGGCACAGGATTCCGGTGCGTTCAAGGATCAGATCGTCGGCATCAAGACTCAGGACGCCGACGGCAACGACACGGTGGTGCTCGAGGACGGCGGTATCCGCCGTGGCGGCACCGTCGAGTCGATGGCCAAGATCAAGCCCGCGTTCTCCGAGGACGGCGTGATCCACGCCGGCAACTCCAGCCAGATCTCCGACGGTTCGGCCGCGCTGCTGATCATGTCGGCTGAGAAGGCCAAGGACCTGGGCCTCAAGCCGCTGGCGAAGGTGCACACCGCCACCCTGGCCGGTGCCGACCCGGTGATCATGCTGACCGCTCCGATCCCGGCCACCCAGAAGGCGTTGAAGAAGTCGGGCCTGAGCGTCGACGACATCGGCGTGTTCGAGGTCAATGAGGCGTTCGCGCCGGTTCCGATGGCCTGGCTCAAGGACATCGGTGCCGACGAGTCCAAGCTCAACCCCAACGGCGGTGCCATCGCGCTCGGCCACCCGCTCGGCGGTTCGGGTGCACGCATCCTGACCACGCTGCTGTATCACATGCGGGACAACAACATTCGCTACGGCCTGCAGACCATGTGTGAGGGCGGCGGCCAGGCCAACGCCACCATCCTCGAGCTGCTCTAGAGGTGTCAGACGTGCAAGCCCCCGCCGCTCTCTACGAGCGGCGGGGCAACGTCGCGCTGATCACCATCAACCGGCCCGAGGCCCGCAACGCCGTCAACGCCGCGGTCAGCACGGCCCTCGGTGACGCGCTGCAGCAGGCGCAGGACGACGCCGAGGTGTGGGCGGTGGTGGTCACCGGTGCGGGCGACAAGTCGTTCTGCGCCGGCGCCGACCTCAAGGCAATCTCGCGGCGGGAGAACATCTTTCACCCGCAACACCCCGAATGGGGTTTCGCCGGTTACGTCCGGCACGTCATCGACAAGCCCACCATCGCCGCGGTGAACGGCACCGCGCTGGGCGGTGGCACCGAGCTGGCGCTGGCCAGTGATCTCGTGGTCGCCGCGCAGAGCGCCACGTTCGGTCTACCGGAGGTCAAGCGCGGACTGGTGGCCGCGGCGGGCGGGGTGTTCCGCATCGTCGAGCAACTTCCGCGCAAGGTGGCCATGGGTCTGCTGTTCACCGGCGAACCCATCACCGCCGACCAGGCGCTGCAGTGGGGCCTGATCAACCAGGTGGCGCCCGACGGCACTGTGGTCGAGGCGGCGTTGGCTCTTGCGCAACGCATCACCGTTAACGCGCCGCTGGCCGTGCAGGCCAGCAAGCGCATCGCGGTCGGTGTCGATGACGGGACTGTCACCGCCGACGAGGTCGGCTGGTCGCGCACCATGCGCGAGATCGGCGCCCTGATGAAGTCCGAGGACGCCAAGGAGGGGCCGCTGGCCTTCGCCGAGAAGCGCCCGCCGGTGTGGAAGGCGCGCTAACTAGGCGTTCGGTGCCTTGGTGGTCGACGGCGTCGCCGACGTCGCCGACGTCGCCGACGTCGCCGACGTCGTCGGCGCCTCGCTCGACGTAGTGGCCGTCGTGGAGGTGGTCGACGTGGAGGTGGTCGACGTCGTCGTGCCCGCCTCACTCGGGGTCAGCACCGTGTCGATCATGTAGATGTAGGCGCCCTTGGCGGTGTAGCTGCAGACGACCTTCGCGGTGTCGTTGACCTTGATGTCGCCACCCTTGCCGGTGACGCTGATCAGCCGGCCGTCCTGCGTGGGCATCTTGCCTGCGACGTCGTTGGGGCCCAGGTAGCCGAGCACCATGTGGTAGAAGACCGTCGGCAGCAGTACCGCCGGATTGCTCTTCAGCGTCGCCAGGGTGGACTCGTCAAGCTTCGCGAACGCCTCGTCGGTCGGTGCGAACACGACGTAGGGGCCGCCGTCGAGCACCGAGGTGACGTTGACCGCCGGGTTCAGCTTGCCGGAGATAGCTGCGCTGAAGGTGCTCAGATCGGGGTTGTTGGCGATCGCCACCGAGGCGACCTGGTTACCCATGCTGGTGATCGAACCGGCACCCGTGGGCACCTTGTTCTTGTACGCGTCGCAGCCCGGGCCCTGCGGATCCGGCAGCTGGGTCATGCTCGGCACCGGTATCGCCGAGGTGGTCGGCGCCGCGGTGTCGGTGGTCGGGGTGGTCGGATCGGCGTAGGCCTGTACGGCCGTCGGGATCGCGACGGCGATGGCGGCGACGGCCGCGGCCACGCCGAGGGTCTTGGTACGAGTGCTCACAACGGCTCCTAGCTGGTCATCCGGAGTCGGCGAGTCGCGGGTTCCCCGGTCGCCGCGACGCCTGACGCATCGTACTGGCCGCCGGGTAGCCCTCCCAAAAGGGCCTGTTCAGGGTGCCGGGCGATGGTCCGCCTACGATGTCGGCCATGGCCGAGCCCCTGATCGTCTCGCTGCACGGACGCACCCCCGAACTACACCCGGAAGCCTGGGTCGCCCCCAACGCCAGCCTCATCGGCTGGATCCGGCTGGGCGCGCGGTCCAGCGTGTGGTACTCCGCGACACTGCGGGCCGAGGCCGAACCGATCGAGGTCGGCGCCGGAACCAACATCCAGGACGGCGCGACCCTGCACGTCGACCCCGAATACCCGCTCAGCCTGGGCAGCGGCGTGACCGTCGGCCACAACGCCGTGCTCCATGGCTGCACTGTCGAGGACGGCTGCCTGATCGGAATGGGCGCGATCGTGCTCAACGGCGCGGTGATCGGCGCCGGCTCCATCGTGGCCGCCGGGGCACTCGTGCCGCAGGGCGTGGTCGTCCCCCCGCGTTCGCTGATCGCCGGCGTTCCCGGCAAGGTCCGCCGCGAACTCAGCGATGCCGAACTGGCCGGCAACCGGGTCAACGCCGCGGTCTACGAGGATCTGATGACCCTGCACCGCGGCGCGACGTCGACGTAGAGGTCGATCTCACACCGACGTCAGGTTTGCGTCACGTCCGCAGCGCCAATATTTCGTACCGTGGAAGCAATGCGCATCCTGGTCACCGGCGCCACCGGATATGTGGGCTCACGGCTGGTGGCCGAACTCCTGCGGGACGGCCACCAGGTGGTGGCCGCCACCCGCGACCCCGAGAAACTCGGCCGCTTCGGCTGGTGTGACCGGGTGGACGGGGTGCTATTCGACGCCGATGACCCGGACACCGTCGAGGCGGCCTTTGCTGTTGCCGGGCCGATCGACGTCGTCTATTACCTGGTGCACGGCATCGGGATCAAGGGCTACCGGGACCGCGACAACTCCGGCGCGGCGATCGTCGCCGCCGCCGCCACGGCTGCAGGAGTGCGGCGCATCGTCTATCTCGGCGGGTTCGTCCCCGACGACGGCGCCCTGTCGGAGCACCTGGCCGGGCGGGCCGAAGTCGCCGCGGCATTGTCCGTCGACGGCGGCCCGGAACTGGTGTGGCTGGGTGCGGCGGTCATCCTCGGCGCCGGGTCGACGTCGTTCGAGATGGTGCGCTACGTCGGCGACCGGTTCTGGCTGATCCCGCTGCCGCCGTGGGCCGACAACGACATCGACCCGATCTCCATCCGCGACGTCCTCTACTACCTGCTGCTGGCGGCCGACCCGGCCAGCGTCCCGGCCGGCGCCTACGACATAGTCGGGCCGACGACCACCACATACCGCGGACTGCTGGAAAGCTATGTCGATGCGACGGGAGCGGTGCGGGCCGGACTGCCGGTTCATGACGTCATCCCACACGCACTCGTCGGCCGGGTGGCGGGTGCCGCGGTACCGGTGCCCAGCGGACTGGCCGCCGATCTCATCGAATCGCTGGACCATCCGATGACCGCCTCGGACACCGTGCTGGGTGACTACGTGCCGGATCCGCCGGGCGGTCTCACCGAGATCGACGACGCCATCGCCGCCGCGGTATCCAGTCCGGCGCCGCGGCCGGTGGACCAACTCGCCGACCCGCACCACCTCGCCGACAGCGACCCGGTCTGGGCCGGCGGGGACACCCTGCGACTGCAGCGGCTCGCCGCCACGGTGACGCCTTCGGTAGCGCGCTCGGCGCTCGGATTGTTCGCCGCGGTGCCCGGCCCGCTGGCCGGGGTGCTGCGCACCGGGCTGGATTTCGTATTGGCTAAGGTGCCGACACGATGACCCTGCTGTCGCAGATCCGCGCCGTGGCCGCGAACATCGCTGTGCCGCGTCAGGAATGGCCCTCGGTGGTGCGCCGCCGACGGATCCTGGTGTGCGTCGTGCTGGTGCTCGGCGCGGTACTGCTCGGGTATTCGTTGAGCCGGCGCCCCGGTGACGAGAACTTCTACTGGCTGACACTGGTGCTGGCCGCGGTGTGGACGGCGGGTGCGATGCTGTCCGGGCCGCTTCACCTGGGCTGTATCCGGTGGCAGGGGCGCAACCAGCGACCCGTCATCACCGGGGTCGCCGTCGGGTTGGGCCTCGGCGTGGTGTTCCTGGCCGGTGGTCTGGTGGTACGCGAGATCCCGCTGATCGCCGAACGCGTGACCCGCGTGCTGGAGTACACCAACCACGGCAACCTCACCCTGATCGTCGTCATCACGCTGGTCAACGGCTTCGCCGAGGAACTGTTCTTCCGCGGTGCGCTGTACACCGCGCTCGGTGCATTCCACCCGGTGCTGATCTCCACGCTGCTCTACACGGTGGCGACCTCGGCGAGCGGCAACCCCATGCTGGGGTTCGCCGCGATCATCCTCGGCACGGTGTGCGCCTGGGAGCGACGGGCCACCGGGGGAGTGCTGGCACCTGTGCTCACCCACGTGGTGTGGGGGCTGATCATGGTGCTGGCCCTGCCCCCGCTGTTCGGCCTCTAACCCAGCGGGTTGGCGATCTCGTCGCGCGGCATCCGAGCCGCCACCAAGGCGATCGCCGCCAGCAGCACCGGCAGCACGCCCGCCGCACCGAAGATGTACTCGACTGGCACCACCTTCGAGAGCGGGCCTGCCACGGCCATCGACACCGGCATGAAGGCCAGCGAGACGAAGAAGTCCAGGCTCGAGACGCGGCCCAGCATCGCCGGCGGCACGCGGCGCTGCAGCAGGGTGCCCCAGATGACGCCGGCGCCCTCGGCGAGACCGATGAGAAACAGCGCGATCAGCATCACCGGCAGCGAGGAGGTCGTGCCGACGATCACGAACGGCAACGAGCCGACGCCCCACATCGTCATCATCACCGTGAGGTAGCGCCGCGGCAGTGGTCGTGACGACACCACGACGGCGCCGATCGCGCTGCCAACTCCGAACGCGGCGAGCATCAGCCCGTACACCTGCGACCCGTGCGCGAACCGCTCGCGCGCGATGAACGGCAACAGCACCTCGATCGGGCCCAATGCCAGGAATACCCAGGTGCTGGCGAACAGCAGGGTCCAGCGCAGCCACGGCGTGTGCAGCACGAAGCGCAGACCGTCACGCAGATCGGTGAATACGTGCGGCTTTTCGCGGTCGACGGTCAGCACGATGTGCTCGCCGTCGCCCCGGCGCATCGACACCAGAAGGACCAGACCGATCACCATCAGCGCGGTCACCGTCACCGAGCCGAGTGCGGGGAAGGTGAGCCCGACCAGGACACCGGCCACCGCGGGGCCGATGGCTTGCTGCAGGGTCGGGCGGACTGCGCCTTCGACCCCGTTGGCGGCCAGCAGGTGCTCGGCCGGCAGGATCCTGGGCAGATAAGCGTTGTAGGCGGGGAAGAAGAACGCCGCACCGACGCCGAGAACCGTTGCGGCAACGGCCATATGCCAGAGTCGCAGTTCGCCGAGCAAGCCGAGCAGGGCAACAGCGCCGGTGGCTGTGGCATTGGCGGCCTCGACGGCGATGATGATTGCCCGTTGTGGCGCACGGTCGGCGACAATCCCGCCGACGAGCATGAAGGCCAGCATTCCGCCGGCGAGGCAGGCCGCGACGAGCGACAGCGCGGCGGGGTCGTCGGCCAGCGCGATGACCTGAAGGGCCATCACCACGGTCCACATACCTTCGGCGAACAGGAACAGCGACATCGCCGCGATCAGCAGGCGGAACTCGCGGAACCCGAAGGGGGCGAGCACACGCCAGCCGCCGGTGGTCCGCACCGGCGGGTCTACCTCACACGGCGTGCCCATGGAGTCGATGGTCCACGACCGAACGGGGTCGAGTCCACCGATTTTCAGCGTGGAGGCGGGCGGCCGCGCTACTCGTCGGTGAAGGTGGGCGTGCGGTTTTCCTGGAACGCCTTGGTTCCCTCGCGGAAATCATGGGACGCCAACAGGATTCGCTGGCCGTCGACCTCGCGTCCGATCGCAGCCTCCAGTTCGGTCAGTGTCGCGTCGTTGACGGCCTGCTTGGTCTTGCGCAGCGCCACCGCGGGCCGCGACACCAGAGTCTCGATCACCTTTGCCACCGCCGCGTCGAGTTCATCGGCCGGATGCACCGCGCTCACCAGGCCGAAGTCGAAAGCCTCGGCAGCCGAGATGCGTTCGGCCAGAAGTGCCATCCGCATCGCACGAATCCGGCCGATCGCGGCGGCCACCAACGCCGACGCGCCGCCGTCGGGCATCAGCCCGATCTTGGTGAACGCCAGCAGGAAAAACGCCTTCTCCGAAGCCAATACGATGTCGCACGCCAGGGCCAAGGACACCCCGACACCGGCCGCGGCCCCGTGCACCACCGCCACCACCGGTTTGGGCAGGGCCGTGATGGCGCGCACCGTGCGGTTGGCCTCGAGTAGTACCTCGTCGGGGGTATCCAACCTGCGGTTGGACTGGTCTTCGGCGCTGATGCCCGCCCCGGAGCAGAACCCGCGGCCTGCTCCGCCGAGGCGCACCACCTTGACCCGGGGGTCCGATGCCGCACGCTCCAGCGTGTCGGCCGCCGTCGTGAGCATCGCCGCGTTGAGCGAGTTGAGGCTGTCGGGCCGGTTGAATGTCACCGACAACACACCGTCGTCGAGCGACACCGCCAGATCCGCGATGCCGGTGTAGGTGTCGGGCGAGTCAAGCGTGGTCATGGCGGCAGCCTAAGCTATCCGGGCGATCAACCAACTGGAAGGTAGGGCAATGGCGGGACCACTTCAGGGTTTGCGAGTCGTCGAGTTGGCGGGCATCGGTCCGGGTCCGCACGCCGCGATGATCCTCGGCGACCTTGGTGCCGACGTGGTCCGCATCGAACGGCCCGGCAAGGGCCCGGGCATTCCGACCAAGGCCAGCAACGACTACCTGTTGCGCAACCGCCGATCGGTGGCCGCCAACCTCAAGGATCCCGAAGATCGTGACCTGGTCCTGCGGCTGATCGCCAAGGCCGACGTCCTCATCGAGGGCTACCGGCCAGGCGTCACCGAACGCCTCGGGTTGGGCCCGGAGGACTGCGCCAAGGTCAACGAGCGCCTGATCTATGCCCGCATGACCGGCTGGGGCCAGACCGGCCCGCGCAGCCAGCAGGCCGGCCACGACATCAACTACATCTCGCTCAACGGTGTGCTGCACGCCGTCGGCCGGGTCAACGAGCGCCCGGTTCCGCCGCTGAACCTCGTCGGCGACTTCGGCGGCGGTTCGATGTTCCTGCTCGTCGGAATCCTGGCCGCGCTGTGGGAGCGGGAGCGCTCCGGCAAGGGCCAGGTGGTCGACGCCGCGATGGTCGACGGCTCGAGCGTGCTCGCCACCATGATGTGGGCCTTCCGGCACATGGGGATGTGGGGCGACACCCGCGGCACCAACATGCTCGACACCGGCGCCCCCTACTACGACACCTACGAGTGCGCCGACGGCCGCCACGTCGCGGTCGGCTCGATCGAGCCGCAGTTCTACGCCGAGTTGATCGACAAGCTCGGGCTGGGATCGGCCGATCTGCCCGACCAGAACGACATCGCGCGCTGGCCCGAGCTGCGCGCCATCCTGACCGCGAAGTTCGCCGAGCACGACCGCGACCACTGGGCCAAGGTTTTCGCCGGCAGCGACGCCTGCGTCACCCCGGTGCTGTCGTTCGGCGAAGTCGAGACCGAGGCGCATAACACCGAGCGCGACACGTTCTACAGCGAGAACGGCTCGCTGTTCCCCGCTCCCGCGCCGCGGTTCTCACGGACGTCGCCCGACAAGCCCCGCGAGCCTGGCATTCCGGGAGCCGACACCGAGGCCGTTCTTCGCGACTGGGTATAGTCCCAACCAACCAGTAGGTCGACATACTGAAAGGAACACATCTGTGCTGATCAAGGACTCGGTAGCGGTAGTTACCGGCGGTGCCTCCGGGCTCGGTCTCGCCACCACCAAGCGGCTGCTCGATGCCGGCGCGTCGGTGGTCGTGATCGACCTCAAGGGCGAAGAGGTGGTCGCCGGACTCGGTGACCGCGCGAAGTTCGTCGCGGCCAACGTCACCGACGAAGCGGCTGTGACCGAGGCGCTCGACATCGCTGAGTCGCTGGGTCCGGTGCGGATCAACGTCAACTGTGCCGGCATCGGCAACGCGATCAAGACCCTCGGCAAGGACGGGCCCTTCCCGCTGGACGGTTTCCGCAAGGTCGTCGAGGTCAACCTGATCGGCACGTTCAACGTGCTGCGCCTGGCCGCTGAGCGGATCGCCAAGACCGAGCCCCTCAACGGCGAAGAGCGCGGCGTCATCATCAACACCGCGTCGGTTGCCGCATTCGACGGCCAGATCGGCCAGGCCGCCTACTCGGCCTCCAAGGGCGGCGTCGTCGGCATGACCCTGCCGATCGCGCGCGATCTGTCGCGCAGCCTGATCCGGGTGGTCACCATCGCCCCCGGCCTGTTCAAGACCCCGCTGCTGGGCTCGCTGCCCGAAGAGGCACAGAAGTCGCTGGGTCAGCAGGTGCCGCACCCGGCGCGCCT encodes:
- a CDS encoding DUF3556 domain-containing protein; protein product: MGFLKQEVPVIDFETWSKGTRAEKIKPMARHWAEVGFGTPVILHLFYVVKILLYIFVGALFALATKGIDGWGNIGQWWSEPIVFEKAVLYTMLFEVVGLGCGFGPLNNRFFPPMGSIIYWLRPNTIRLPPWPNRVPLTTGDRRGPVDIALYGALIVMLLVALFSNGTGPVPALGTEVGLLPTWQIAAVLGLLALAGLRDKVIFLAARGEVYASFAVAFLFAGVDVIIALKLVCMAIWIGAATSKLTRHFPFVISTMMSNSPVMRPRFLKRMFFANFPEDLRPGRLSHVLAHVSTAIEMGIPLVLFFSHGGWPTAIAAFVMVCFHLGILSAIPMGVPLEWNVFMIFSVLSLFVAHAQIGITDLTSPWPVVLFAVLAFFVFLGNTVPRKVSFLPGMRYYAGNWDTTLWCIKPSAEAKIDKNLVAIANMPAAQLEKFYGSKEAAQIPIYMGYAFRAFNTHGKALFTLAHRAMAGQNEDDYSITDGERICSMAIGWNFGDGHMHNEQLINAMQQRCGFEPGEVRVVLLDAQPLHKQRQEYRLVDAATGEFERGWVAVADMATRQPWDDDLPVHVTSGK
- a CDS encoding thiolase family protein, coding for MAEAVIVEAVRSPVGKRNGALSGVHPAELSAQVLNGLVERAGVDPALVDDVIWGCVMQAGEQALDIARTAALSAGWPESVAGVTVDRQCGSSQQSLNFAVAGVIAGHYDVVVAGGVESMSRTPMGSSLANGGNPYGASFKARYAKTPNQGIGAEMIAEQWGFSRTQLDEFSLRSHEKAAAAQDSGAFKDQIVGIKTQDADGNDTVVLEDGGIRRGGTVESMAKIKPAFSEDGVIHAGNSSQISDGSAALLIMSAEKAKDLGLKPLAKVHTATLAGADPVIMLTAPIPATQKALKKSGLSVDDIGVFEVNEAFAPVPMAWLKDIGADESKLNPNGGAIALGHPLGGSGARILTTLLYHMRDNNIRYGLQTMCEGGGQANATILELL
- a CDS encoding crotonase/enoyl-CoA hydratase family protein, which translates into the protein MSDVQAPAALYERRGNVALITINRPEARNAVNAAVSTALGDALQQAQDDAEVWAVVVTGAGDKSFCAGADLKAISRRENIFHPQHPEWGFAGYVRHVIDKPTIAAVNGTALGGGTELALASDLVVAAQSATFGLPEVKRGLVAAAGGVFRIVEQLPRKVAMGLLFTGEPITADQALQWGLINQVAPDGTVVEAALALAQRITVNAPLAVQASKRIAVGVDDGTVTADEVGWSRTMREIGALMKSEDAKEGPLAFAEKRPPVWKAR
- a CDS encoding fasciclin domain-containing protein yields the protein MSTRTKTLGVAAAVAAIAVAIPTAVQAYADPTTPTTDTAAPTTSAIPVPSMTQLPDPQGPGCDAYKNKVPTGAGSITSMGNQVASVAIANNPDLSTFSAAISGKLNPAVNVTSVLDGGPYVVFAPTDEAFAKLDESTLATLKSNPAVLLPTVFYHMVLGYLGPNDVAGKMPTQDGRLISVTGKGGDIKVNDTAKVVCSYTAKGAYIYMIDTVLTPSEAGTTTSTTSTSTTSTTATTSSEAPTTSATSATSATSATPSTTKAPNA
- a CDS encoding gamma carbonic anhydrase family protein, which translates into the protein MSAMAEPLIVSLHGRTPELHPEAWVAPNASLIGWIRLGARSSVWYSATLRAEAEPIEVGAGTNIQDGATLHVDPEYPLSLGSGVTVGHNAVLHGCTVEDGCLIGMGAIVLNGAVIGAGSIVAAGALVPQGVVVPPRSLIAGVPGKVRRELSDAELAGNRVNAAVYEDLMTLHRGATST
- a CDS encoding NAD(P)H-binding protein, whose amino-acid sequence is MEAMRILVTGATGYVGSRLVAELLRDGHQVVAATRDPEKLGRFGWCDRVDGVLFDADDPDTVEAAFAVAGPIDVVYYLVHGIGIKGYRDRDNSGAAIVAAAATAAGVRRIVYLGGFVPDDGALSEHLAGRAEVAAALSVDGGPELVWLGAAVILGAGSTSFEMVRYVGDRFWLIPLPPWADNDIDPISIRDVLYYLLLAADPASVPAGAYDIVGPTTTTYRGLLESYVDATGAVRAGLPVHDVIPHALVGRVAGAAVPVPSGLAADLIESLDHPMTASDTVLGDYVPDPPGGLTEIDDAIAAAVSSPAPRPVDQLADPHHLADSDPVWAGGDTLRLQRLAATVTPSVARSALGLFAAVPGPLAGVLRTGLDFVLAKVPTR
- a CDS encoding CPBP family intramembrane glutamic endopeptidase produces the protein MTLLSQIRAVAANIAVPRQEWPSVVRRRRILVCVVLVLGAVLLGYSLSRRPGDENFYWLTLVLAAVWTAGAMLSGPLHLGCIRWQGRNQRPVITGVAVGLGLGVVFLAGGLVVREIPLIAERVTRVLEYTNHGNLTLIVVITLVNGFAEELFFRGALYTALGAFHPVLISTLLYTVATSASGNPMLGFAAIILGTVCAWERRATGGVLAPVLTHVVWGLIMVLALPPLFGL
- a CDS encoding MFS transporter, whose product is MGTPCEVDPPVRTTGGWRVLAPFGFREFRLLIAAMSLFLFAEGMWTVVMALQVIALADDPAALSLVAACLAGGMLAFMLVGGIVADRAPQRAIIIAVEAANATATGAVALLGLLGELRLWHMAVAATVLGVGAAFFFPAYNAYLPRILPAEHLLAANGVEGAVRPTLQQAIGPAVAGVLVGLTFPALGSVTVTALMVIGLVLLVSMRRGDGEHIVLTVDREKPHVFTDLRDGLRFVLHTPWLRWTLLFASTWVFLALGPIEVLLPFIARERFAHGSQVYGLMLAAFGVGSAIGAVVVSSRPLPRRYLTVMMTMWGVGSLPFVIVGTTSSLPVMLIALFLIGLAEGAGVIWGTLLQRRVPPAMLGRVSSLDFFVSLAFMPVSMAVAGPLSKVVPVEYIFGAAGVLPVLLAAIALVAARMPRDEIANPLG
- a CDS encoding enoyl-CoA hydratase translates to MTTLDSPDTYTGIADLAVSLDDGVLSVTFNRPDSLNSLNAAMLTTAADTLERAASDPRVKVVRLGGAGRGFCSGAGISAEDQSNRRLDTPDEVLLEANRTVRAITALPKPVVAVVHGAAAGVGVSLALACDIVLASEKAFFLLAFTKIGLMPDGGASALVAAAIGRIRAMRMALLAERISAAEAFDFGLVSAVHPADELDAAVAKVIETLVSRPAVALRKTKQAVNDATLTELEAAIGREVDGQRILLASHDFREGTKAFQENRTPTFTDE
- a CDS encoding CaiB/BaiF CoA-transferase family protein produces the protein MAGPLQGLRVVELAGIGPGPHAAMILGDLGADVVRIERPGKGPGIPTKASNDYLLRNRRSVAANLKDPEDRDLVLRLIAKADVLIEGYRPGVTERLGLGPEDCAKVNERLIYARMTGWGQTGPRSQQAGHDINYISLNGVLHAVGRVNERPVPPLNLVGDFGGGSMFLLVGILAALWERERSGKGQVVDAAMVDGSSVLATMMWAFRHMGMWGDTRGTNMLDTGAPYYDTYECADGRHVAVGSIEPQFYAELIDKLGLGSADLPDQNDIARWPELRAILTAKFAEHDRDHWAKVFAGSDACVTPVLSFGEVETEAHNTERDTFYSENGSLFPAPAPRFSRTSPDKPREPGIPGADTEAVLRDWV
- a CDS encoding 3-hydroxyacyl-CoA dehydrogenase gives rise to the protein MLIKDSVAVVTGGASGLGLATTKRLLDAGASVVVIDLKGEEVVAGLGDRAKFVAANVTDEAAVTEALDIAESLGPVRINVNCAGIGNAIKTLGKDGPFPLDGFRKVVEVNLIGTFNVLRLAAERIAKTEPLNGEERGVIINTASVAAFDGQIGQAAYSASKGGVVGMTLPIARDLSRSLIRVVTIAPGLFKTPLLGSLPEEAQKSLGQQVPHPARLGDPDEYGALAVHIVENPMLNGEVIRLDGAIRMAPR